From Acidipropionibacterium acidipropionici, one genomic window encodes:
- a CDS encoding maleate cis-trans isomerase family protein encodes MQITTEADAAPVDSGQVAPGLPDAATPDAGAPDLGTARIGIIYPGIGAEEDYPLAQSLVDDLEVDFLNTDAGDVAHTVEDLLAVGTPADLAGHARALVTQFPQAQSVMWACTSGSFVYGLEGTRGQAAAITTATGLPASSTSLSFVAALEFLGVRRVAVAASYPSQVAERFRALLEDAGVTVTSFQAHGIPSAGGAGELSVAQLITIARQADTADADAVLIPDTAIHGIAGLPALEVALGKPVLTANQVSIWQAMRLAGREHPRGTGMGALFT; translated from the coding sequence ATGCAGATCACGACGGAAGCGGACGCCGCGCCGGTGGACAGCGGGCAGGTGGCCCCGGGTCTCCCGGACGCCGCCACTCCTGATGCCGGCGCTCCCGATCTTGGCACAGCGCGGATCGGCATCATCTACCCCGGTATCGGGGCCGAGGAGGACTACCCGTTGGCGCAGTCCCTGGTCGACGACCTGGAGGTCGACTTCCTCAACACCGACGCCGGCGACGTCGCGCACACCGTCGAGGACCTACTGGCGGTCGGCACCCCCGCCGACCTCGCCGGGCATGCGAGGGCGCTGGTCACACAGTTCCCGCAGGCCCAGTCGGTGATGTGGGCGTGCACCTCCGGCAGTTTCGTCTACGGCCTGGAGGGCACCCGGGGCCAGGCGGCCGCCATCACCACGGCGACCGGGCTGCCGGCGTCCAGCACCTCGCTGTCCTTCGTCGCCGCCCTGGAGTTCCTGGGCGTCAGGAGGGTCGCGGTGGCGGCGAGCTACCCGTCCCAGGTGGCCGAGCGGTTCCGCGCCCTGCTGGAGGACGCCGGGGTGACTGTCACGAGCTTCCAGGCCCACGGGATCCCCTCGGCTGGGGGCGCCGGGGAGCTGAGCGTCGCTCAGCTCATCACGATCGCCCGCCAGGCCGACACCGCCGACGCCGATGCGGTGCTCATTCCCGACACCGCCATTCATGGCATCGCGGGGCTTCCGGCTCTGGAGGTCGCTCTGGGAAAGCCGGTGCTCACCGCCAACCAGGTGAGCATCTGGCAGGCCATGCGGCTGGCCGGGCGGGAGCATCCGCGGGGCACCGGCATGGGGGCGCTGTTCACCTGA